GATGATCTCGCCCGTCAGGCGCTGGAAGACGCCGGCCATCCGCCGCTTGATCTGGTGGCCGCCACTTCCGGCCCCGGTCTGATCGGCGGCGTTATCGTCGGGCTGTCGTTCGCTAAGGGGTTCGCCCTGGCTCGCGGTTTGCCGCTCATCGGCATCAACCACCTCGAAGGTCATGCGCTCTCCGCCCGCCTGACCGAAGATGTCGCGTTTCCCTTCCTGCTGCTGCTGATCTCCGGCGGCCATTGCCAGCTTCTGAGCGTCAAGGGCGTCGGCGACTATGAACGCCTCGGCACCACGATCGATGACGCCGCCGGCGAGGCCTTTGACAAGATCGCCAAGGTGCTGGGGCTCGGCTATCCCGGCGGGCCGGCGCTTGAGGCCTGCGCGAAAACCGGCGACGCCACGCGCTTCACCCTGCCGCGCGCCCTGCTGGGTCGCAAGGACTGTGATTTTTCCTTTTCGGGGCTCAAGACCGCCGCGGCCATGATCGCCTACGAGCACGTCAAGACCGAGCAGGACCGCGCCGATCTGTGCGCGGGTGTGCAGGCGGCCATCGCCCGCCAACTGGTCGAGCGTTCCGAGCGCGCCATGAAGCTTTTCCGCGAACAGAACGACGTTGCCGATCCCGCCTTCGTGGTGGCCGGCGGCGTGGCGGCCAATCAGGCGCTGCGCACGGCCCTGACGGTCACCGCGCAAAAGCACGGTTTCACACTGAAAGCGCCGCCGCTGAAATACTGCACCGATAATGCAGCCATGATCGCCCTGGCGGGTCTTGAACATTATCAAAAGCTGGGCAAAGGTGCGCTCCCCGATACAGCCTCGGGCATGAGCACGATCGCGCGGCCACGCTGGCCACTCGATGAGGTCAGCGCCGCCAACGCGCCGATCCATAAA
The window above is part of the Asticcacaulis sp. MM231 genome. Proteins encoded here:
- the tsaD gene encoding tRNA (adenosine(37)-N6)-threonylcarbamoyltransferase complex transferase subunit TsaD; this encodes MTPDITVLGIESSCDETAVAVVRRDDAGTHVLSSVIHSQVMQHKAYGGVVPEIAARSHVETIDDLARQALEDAGHPPLDLVAATSGPGLIGGVIVGLSFAKGFALARGLPLIGINHLEGHALSARLTEDVAFPFLLLLISGGHCQLLSVKGVGDYERLGTTIDDAAGEAFDKIAKVLGLGYPGGPALEACAKTGDATRFTLPRALLGRKDCDFSFSGLKTAAAMIAYEHVKTEQDRADLCAGVQAAIARQLVERSERAMKLFREQNDVADPAFVVAGGVAANQALRTALTVTAQKHGFTLKAPPLKYCTDNAAMIALAGLEHYQKLGKGALPDTASGMSTIARPRWPLDEVSAANAPIHKYSGRKGAKA